In the genome of Piliocolobus tephrosceles isolate RC106 chromosome 20, ASM277652v3, whole genome shotgun sequence, one region contains:
- the MKKS gene encoding McKusick-Kaufman/Bardet-Biedl syndromes putative chaperonin: MSRLEAKKPSLCKSEPLTTERVRTTLSVLKRIVTSCYGPSGRLKQLHNGFGGYVCTTSQSSALLSHLLVTHPILKILTTSVQNHVSSFSDCGLFTAILCCNLIENVQRLGLTPTTVIRLNKHLVSLCISYLKSETCGCRIPVDFSSTQILLCLVRSILTSKPACMLTRKETEHVSALILRAFLLTIPGNAEGHIILGKSLIVPLKDQRVIDSTVLPGILIEMAEVQLMRLLPIKKSTALKVALFCTTLSGDISDTGEGTVVVSYGISLENAVLDQLLNLGRQLVSDHVDLVLCQKVIHPSLKQFLNMHRVIAIDRIGVTLMEPLTKMTGTQPIGSLGSISPNSYGSVKDVCTVKFGSKHFFHLIPNEATICSLLLCSRNDTTWDELKLTCQTALHVLQLTLKEPWALLGGGCTETHLAAYIRHKTHNDPESILKDDECTQTELHLIAEAFCSALESVVGSLEHDGGEILTDMKYGHLWSVQADSTCVANWQDLLSQCGCGLYNSQEELSWSFLRSTHHPFVPQTCLPHEAVGSASNLTLDCLTAKLSGLQVAVETANLILDLSYVIEDKN; encoded by the exons ATGTCTCGTTTGGAAGCTAAGAAGCCATCATTGTGTAAGAGTGAACCACTGACAACTGAGAGAGTCAGGACCACACTTTCTGTCTTGAAAAGAATCGTAACATCATGCTATGGCCCTTCAGGTAGGCTGAAGCAGCTGCACAATGGCTTTGGAGGTTACGTGTGCACAACCTCACAGTCCTCAGCCCTGCTCAGTCACCTTTTGGTCACACATCCCATTTTAAAGATCCTGACAACGTCCGTGCAGAATCATGTGTCAAGCTTCAGTGATTGTGGCTTATTCACAGCCATTCTTTGCTGCAACCTGATTGAAAATGTTCAGAGATTAGGCTTGACACCCACCACTGTCATTAGATTAAATAAACATCTTGTGAGTCTTTGCATCAGTTATCTGAAGTCCGAGACCTGTGGTTGTCGAATCCCAGTCGACTTTAGTAGTACTCAGATCCTCCTTTGTTTGGTTCGCAGTATATTAACAAGTAAACCTGCCTGTATGCTCACCAGAAAGGAAACAGAGCATGTCAGTGCTTTGATTCTGAGAGCCTTTTTGCTAACAATTCCAGGAAATGCTGAAGGCCACATCATTTTAGGGAAGAGTTTAATTGTACCTTTAAAAGATCAAAGAGTTATAGATTCCACTGTATTACCTGGGATACTCATTGAAATGGCAGAAGTTCAATTAATGAGGCTATTACCTATCAAAAAATCAACTGCCCTCAAGGTGGCACTCTTTTGTACAACTTTATCCGGAGACATTTCTGACACTGGAGAAGGAACTGTGGTGGTCAGTTACGGGATTTCTCTTGAAAATGCAGTCCTGGACCAGCTGCTTAACCTAGGAAGGCAGCTAGTCAGTGACCATGTAGATCTTGTCCTGTGCCAAAAAGTTATACACCCATCTTTGAAGCAGTTTCTCAATATGCATCGTGTTATTGCCATAGACAGAATTGGAGTGACTCTGATGGAACCCCTGACTAAAATGACAG gaaCACAGCCTATTGGATCCCTAGGCTCAATATCTCCTAATAGTTATGGAAGTGTGAAAGATGTGTGCACTGTAAAATTTGGCtccaaacatttttttcatcttaTCCCTAATGAAGCGACAATCTGCAGCTTGCTTCTCTGCAGCAGAAATGACACTACCTGGGATGAGCTGAAG CTCACGTGTCAGACGGCACTGCATGTCCTGCAGTTAACACTCAAGGAACCGTGGGCTTTGTTGGGAGGTGGCTGTACTGAAACTCATCTGGCTGCATATATCAGACACAAG ACTCACAACGACCCCGAAAGCATTCTCAAAGATGATGAATGTACTCAAACAGAACTTCATCTAATTGCTGAAGCATTTTGCAGTGCCCTAGAATCTGTTGTTGGCTCTTTAGAACATGATGGAGGTGAAATTCTCACTGACATGAAGTATGGACACCTTTGGTCAGTTCAGGCAGATTCTACCTGTGTTGCTAACTGGCAAGATTTGCTTTCACAGTGTGGCTGTGGATTATACAATAGCCAGGAAGAACTCAGCTGGTCTTTCTTAAGAAGCACACATCATCCTTTTGTGCCACAAACCTGCCTTCCACATGAAGCTGTGGGCTCAGCCAGCAACCTGACCTTGGATTGTTTGACTGCAAAGCTTAGTGGCCTACAGGTGGCTGTAGAGACAGCCAATTTGATTTTGGATCTTTCATATGTTATTGAAGATAAAAACTAA